A single region of the Methanofollis fontis genome encodes:
- a CDS encoding FecCD family ABC transporter permease gives MRDIDSTHNWTTIGVLAGLPILLFVFSLFLGRYTIDPFTAIQIIAAGITDAIPSFPVSIPHTWPAVMDTIVWRIRIPRICAAMLVGSGLAISGAAFQGLFRNPLVSPHILGVDSGAGFGAALGILISGSLLVVQGLAFTFGIVAVVATYLLARVYRTTPTLVLVLAGIIVGAFFQAMISLTKYVADPFEKLPAIVFWLMGSLADVRIGDLIIVGPLIIGCMIILLLIRWRINILSVGDDEAKALGINTTRMAQIIIICATIITATAVCISGIIGWVGLVVPHIARMIVGPDYRKILPVSVVIGACYLLIVDDIARTLTAAEIPLGILTAVIGAPVFAYLLKFRKVGWE, from the coding sequence ATGAGAGACATAGACTCGACCCATAACTGGACGACAATCGGGGTGCTTGCCGGACTCCCAATTCTATTGTTCGTTTTTTCCCTCTTTCTCGGCCGCTACACGATCGATCCCTTCACGGCCATCCAGATCATTGCGGCAGGGATCACCGACGCCATCCCCTCATTCCCCGTCTCGATCCCGCATACCTGGCCAGCGGTGATGGACACCATCGTGTGGCGGATCAGAATCCCCCGCATCTGTGCGGCGATGCTCGTGGGTTCGGGGCTTGCCATATCAGGCGCCGCCTTCCAGGGCCTCTTCAGAAACCCGCTGGTCTCTCCGCATATCCTGGGTGTCGACTCAGGTGCGGGTTTCGGGGCGGCGCTCGGTATCCTGATCTCGGGATCCCTTCTTGTGGTCCAGGGGCTTGCCTTCACCTTCGGGATCGTGGCCGTGGTGGCAACCTACCTGCTCGCCCGCGTCTACCGCACCACCCCCACCCTGGTGCTGGTGCTGGCCGGCATCATCGTGGGCGCCTTTTTCCAGGCGATGATATCGCTCACCAAATATGTCGCCGATCCGTTTGAGAAACTCCCGGCCATCGTCTTCTGGCTGATGGGGAGCCTTGCAGATGTCAGGATCGGCGACCTGATCATCGTCGGACCGCTGATCATCGGGTGCATGATCATTCTCCTGCTGATCAGGTGGCGGATCAACATCCTGTCGGTAGGAGACGACGAAGCAAAGGCGCTCGGCATCAACACCACCAGGATGGCACAGATCATCATCATCTGCGCCACCATCATCACGGCAACGGCCGTCTGCATCAGCGGGATCATCGGATGGGTGGGGCTTGTCGTCCCGCACATCGCCCGCATGATCGTCGGACCGGACTACAGGAAGATCCTGCCAGTCTCGGTGGTGATCGGGGCATGCTATCTCCTCATCGTCGACGACATCGCCCGCACCCTCACCGCCGCCGAGATCCCGCTCGGCATCCTCACCGCCGTGATCGGGGCCCCGGTGTTCGCCTATCTGCTGAAGTTCAGGAAGGTGGGGTGGGAATGA
- a CDS encoding ABC transporter ATP-binding protein — protein MILDVRDAAFSYDGTRMIFAGVSFSIGRGECLCILGPNGTGKSTLIKCLINVLPLNMGSITLGGEEIVTLPRTEVARQIAYVPQAHQIVFPFAVIDFVLMGRAPHLSLFATPGRADRQIAEEALVTVGIEHLAARPVSEISGGELQLALIARALAQQPAVMVLDEPTSHLDFGNQVRVLRLIERLADEGIAVIMTSHFPDHSFIISQNVAIMKDGGFIAVGPAEEVLTPEHLGAAYGIDVAITYVEEAGRRVCIPSIYRPPR, from the coding sequence ATGATCCTGGATGTCAGAGATGCCGCCTTCTCCTATGACGGCACACGGATGATCTTTGCGGGGGTCTCCTTCTCCATCGGACGGGGGGAGTGCCTCTGCATCCTGGGCCCGAACGGCACCGGGAAGTCCACCCTGATCAAATGTCTCATCAACGTCCTCCCCCTGAATATGGGCAGCATCACGCTCGGAGGGGAGGAGATCGTCACGCTCCCCAGAACAGAGGTGGCCCGGCAGATCGCCTATGTGCCGCAGGCCCACCAGATCGTCTTCCCCTTTGCGGTCATCGACTTCGTCCTGATGGGGCGGGCCCCCCACCTCTCCCTCTTCGCCACGCCGGGTCGTGCCGACCGTCAGATTGCAGAGGAGGCACTGGTCACCGTGGGGATAGAGCATCTCGCCGCTCGTCCGGTATCCGAGATCAGCGGGGGCGAGCTGCAGCTGGCCCTCATCGCCCGGGCGCTGGCACAGCAGCCCGCCGTGATGGTCCTCGACGAACCGACCTCCCACCTCGATTTCGGCAACCAGGTACGAGTCCTCCGTCTCATCGAACGACTTGCCGACGAGGGGATCGCCGTGATCATGACCTCACACTTCCCGGATCATAGCTTCATCATTTCTCAGAATGTGGCGATCATGAAGGACGGAGGGTTTATCGCCGTCGGACCGGCAGAAGAGGTGCTGACCCCTGAACATCTCGGTGCGGCCTACGGGATCGATGTGGCGATCACCTATGTCGAGGAGGCCGGACGGCGGGTCTGCATCCCCTCCATATACCGGCCCCCGAGATAA
- the wtpC gene encoding tungstate ABC transporter ATP-binding protein WtpC — MLEIEHVSKDMGEFVLKDASLQVNDGEYLVIIGPTGAGKTILLETLAGIYPPDSGRVVLDGRDITDVPPRERNICMVYQDYMLFPHLTVAENIGFGLRNRKVEATEIERKVTDAARFLAIDHLLHRHPDTLSGGEQQRAAIARAIVMEPALLLLDEPLSALDGQTREKLRKELRRLHDLYGITVIHVTHNFEEVFSLADRVAVIRGGEIVQVGEPHEVFRKPNCEFVANFVGVENLFHGRCVQKGDLCEIDAGGVRIVSATCSGDGEVTATVRPEDILISRTPLDSSAQNSLKGTIVDIVDNGMVVRITVDAGIPFVVVLTRRGVVDLDIHQDEEVWITFKASSVHVF; from the coding sequence GGACATGGGGGAGTTCGTCCTGAAGGATGCCTCCCTCCAGGTGAACGACGGTGAGTACCTGGTGATCATCGGGCCGACCGGTGCCGGGAAGACGATCCTCCTCGAGACGCTGGCCGGGATCTATCCGCCGGACTCGGGCCGCGTGGTCCTGGACGGTCGGGACATCACCGATGTGCCGCCACGGGAGCGAAACATCTGCATGGTCTACCAGGACTACATGCTCTTCCCCCACCTCACGGTGGCAGAGAACATCGGTTTCGGTCTGCGGAACCGGAAGGTGGAGGCGACGGAGATCGAGCGGAAGGTTACCGATGCCGCCCGCTTTCTGGCCATCGATCACCTCCTCCACCGCCATCCTGATACCCTCTCCGGCGGAGAACAGCAGCGGGCGGCGATCGCCCGGGCGATCGTCATGGAGCCCGCCCTCCTCCTTCTCGATGAACCGCTGAGCGCCCTGGACGGGCAGACGCGTGAGAAGCTCAGGAAGGAACTGCGGCGCCTCCACGATCTCTACGGGATCACGGTGATCCATGTCACCCACAACTTCGAGGAGGTCTTCTCCCTCGCCGACCGCGTGGCCGTGATCCGGGGCGGTGAGATCGTGCAGGTCGGCGAACCGCACGAGGTCTTCAGGAAACCGAACTGTGAGTTTGTGGCGAATTTCGTGGGAGTGGAAAACCTCTTCCACGGTAGGTGCGTGCAGAAGGGCGATCTCTGCGAGATCGACGCCGGCGGCGTCAGGATCGTCTCCGCCACCTGTTCGGGGGACGGTGAGGTCACGGCGACCGTGCGACCCGAGGACATCCTGATATCGCGCACCCCCCTGGATTCGAGTGCACAGAACTCATTGAAGGGAACGATCGTGGATATCGTCGACAATGGCATGGTCGTGCGGATCACGGTGGACGCCGGCATCCCGTTTGTGGTGGTGCTCACCCGGCGGGGCGTGGTCGATCTGGACATCCATCAGGACGAGGAGGTCTGGATCACCTTCAAGGCCTCATCGGTCCACGTCTTTTAA
- a CDS encoding amino acid kinase family protein, with product MKEQRFELDSGLRGETLVRKGLMKRVSEIPQIRIMPDLKVVKIGGHGTMDFGRDVVFPIVEELGALKQSGEKLLVVTGGGVRVRHIMDIGINLGMPTGVLAELAGTISEQNALMMSLLLSPHGGVQVASDDLLNLPTLTSLGLLPVIHGTPPYGLYEQPPEMGSIPPNRTDTGAVLIAEVMGAKTCILAKNVDGLYAEDPRLDPDAEFIPEITASELLARDMEDMVLEKKAVELLLYTKHITEIRVVNGHVPGTITKALRGERVGTVIRR from the coding sequence ATCAAAGAACAACGGTTCGAACTGGATTCTGGTCTTCGTGGGGAGACGCTTGTCAGAAAAGGGCTTATGAAGAGGGTTTCTGAGATCCCGCAGATCCGGATCATGCCCGACCTCAAAGTGGTGAAGATCGGCGGGCACGGCACGATGGATTTCGGCCGCGACGTCGTCTTCCCGATCGTTGAGGAGCTCGGGGCGCTGAAACAGTCCGGCGAGAAACTCCTTGTCGTCACCGGTGGCGGCGTACGGGTGCGGCATATCATGGACATCGGGATCAACCTGGGCATGCCCACCGGTGTGCTCGCCGAACTGGCGGGCACAATCAGCGAACAGAACGCCCTGATGATGTCCCTCCTCCTCTCACCGCACGGTGGTGTGCAGGTGGCATCCGACGACCTCCTCAATCTCCCCACCCTCACCTCACTGGGTCTGCTCCCGGTGATCCACGGCACACCGCCCTATGGTCTCTATGAGCAACCCCCGGAGATGGGATCGATCCCGCCGAACCGCACCGATACCGGCGCCGTGCTCATTGCCGAGGTGATGGGGGCGAAGACCTGCATCCTGGCCAAGAATGTCGATGGACTTTATGCCGAGGACCCGCGCCTTGACCCCGATGCGGAGTTCATACCTGAGATCACGGCATCTGAACTCCTCGCCCGCGATATGGAGGACATGGTGCTCGAGAAGAAGGCGGTGGAACTCCTGCTCTATACCAAGCACATCACCGAGATCCGGGTGGTCAACGGGCATGTGCCCGGCACCATCACAAAGGCCCTCAGGGGAGAGCGGGTCGGGACCGTGATCCGGCGGTAA
- a CDS encoding class I SAM-dependent methyltransferase, translating to MKKHDQKGTFSDRESAERFARLSERVFAPVNTAIARQIVAECGITRGTAIEIGSGPAHLAIEVARITDLRVIALDISVPMRSIAARTIHDAGLYDQITPLSGDAAAIPLSDASTDLVFSKGSAFFWPDPAGAFREIRRVLGPGGQAWIGGGFGSAEILERVREQMDRIDTAWIEGVHERLSDRTAERFRADLDRAGIEDYTILREPWHLWIRFSRGEG from the coding sequence GTGAAAAAACACGATCAGAAAGGGACATTTTCGGACCGGGAGTCGGCAGAGCGGTTTGCTCGCCTCTCAGAAAGGGTGTTTGCACCGGTCAACACTGCCATCGCCCGCCAGATTGTAGCAGAATGCGGGATCACCCGGGGAACGGCGATCGAAATCGGGAGCGGCCCTGCCCACCTCGCAATCGAGGTGGCACGGATCACCGACCTCCGGGTGATCGCCCTCGACATCTCGGTGCCGATGCGATCCATTGCGGCCAGAACCATCCATGACGCCGGACTCTACGATCAGATCACCCCGCTCAGCGGCGACGCTGCGGCGATCCCGCTCTCCGATGCATCGACGGACCTCGTCTTCAGCAAGGGATCGGCCTTTTTCTGGCCTGATCCTGCAGGGGCATTCAGGGAGATCCGGCGGGTGCTCGGACCTGGCGGTCAGGCATGGATCGGCGGCGGGTTCGGGAGCGCCGAGATCCTCGAGAGGGTCAGGGAGCAGATGGACCGTATCGATACGGCCTGGATCGAAGGGGTGCACGAGCGCCTCAGTGACAGGACCGCGGAACGGTTCAGGGCAGACCTGGACCGGGCGGGGATCGAGGACTATACCATCCTCCGAGAACCCTGGCACCTCTGGATCCGTTTTTCACGGGGTGAGGGATGA
- a CDS encoding amino acid kinase family protein gives MTKGRFELESGLRGETLVRKGLMRRIDEIPQIRIMPALNVIKFGGHGTIDYGKDVVFPIVEEIGALKGEGEQVLVVTGGGGRVRHIMDIGINLGMPTGVLAELAGKISEQNAIMMSVLLSKYNGVRIKTDDLLELPTLIALGLLPVTHGTPPYGLYEQPADMGSIPPNRTDTGAVLIAEVMGAKNCILAKNVDGQFAEDPRENANAEFIPEITAAELLSMDMEDMVLERRAVELLLHTRHIREIRVVNGHVPGNITRAIRGEPVGTVIRG, from the coding sequence ATGACTAAAGGACGCTTTGAGCTGGAGTCCGGTCTCCGGGGGGAGACGCTGGTGAGAAAGGGGTTGATGCGCCGTATCGATGAGATCCCGCAGATCCGGATCATGCCCGCACTGAACGTGATCAAGTTCGGCGGACACGGCACCATCGACTATGGCAAGGATGTGGTCTTCCCGATCGTCGAGGAGATCGGTGCCCTGAAGGGTGAGGGAGAACAGGTCCTGGTCGTCACCGGGGGCGGGGGACGGGTGCGGCATATCATGGACATCGGGATCAATCTCGGTATGCCCACCGGTGTGCTCGCCGAACTGGCGGGCAAGATCAGCGAACAGAATGCCATCATGATGTCTGTGCTCCTCTCGAAGTACAACGGGGTCAGGATCAAGACCGACGACCTGCTCGAACTCCCCACCCTGATCGCTCTGGGTCTGCTGCCGGTGACCCACGGCACCCCCCCGTACGGCCTCTACGAGCAGCCGGCCGATATGGGATCGATCCCGCCGAACCGCACCGATACCGGCGCCGTGCTCATTGCCGAGGTGATGGGGGCGAAGAACTGTATCCTTGCCAAGAATGTCGACGGCCAGTTCGCCGAGGACCCGAGGGAGAATGCGAATGCAGAGTTCATCCCCGAGATCACCGCCGCAGAACTCCTCTCGATGGACATGGAGGACATGGTGCTTGAGAGAAGGGCGGTGGAACTCCTCCTCCACACCCGGCACATCAGGGAGATCCGGGTGGTCAACGGGCATGTGCCCGGGAACATCACGCGGGCCATCAGGGGAGAGCCGGTCGGGACCGTGATCCGGGGGTGA
- a CDS encoding P-loop domain-containing protein, with the protein MAADGWMEAAVRVAGDSGVQIDRRRLRPGVNCYAVRSADGDALQFCFPLHLPFPLPEDIDPRGADGAAWAVIEAVKRAAPGDPRLRPLGGLDTLHPGRYGAGIEPVTVMHLRSAAGADLWKADTDNYIGTDGLHCTVRGAVPWPGTPDNAAIRRLAEQVTDIAGGIADAGFRVPERRLRSAVTHLLDQTMLRERLHKLGLVAFIGDGTRPARAYTRFRQHSRIAGPKDGVHIPFTCPDALNPICLELPASGRMVSGLSIRRGEALAVAGSNAAGKTTLLQAILAGEDDHAPGDGRELLVTVPGARTAEAGGQHLHGADVSMFFSSLPPGMTGTPTSAFGQGSGSMTMAMQVGRAVREEAPLLLIDEDRAAANLLVHSTLQEEDVTPLSEILSGQRHILGNTTLVLAASSLDPLIAQSDRILVLRGHRADAISPALFRGMYRDHLNRCLRLIGDV; encoded by the coding sequence ATGGCAGCGGACGGGTGGATGGAGGCGGCGGTCCGTGTGGCGGGCGATAGCGGCGTGCAGATCGACAGAAGAAGGCTTCGTCCCGGTGTGAATTGCTATGCCGTCCGATCGGCCGACGGCGATGCCCTCCAGTTCTGCTTCCCCCTCCACCTCCCCTTCCCCCTCCCGGAGGATATCGATCCCCGCGGGGCCGACGGCGCCGCATGGGCGGTGATCGAGGCGGTGAAACGGGCAGCACCCGGAGATCCCCGCCTCAGGCCGCTTGGCGGGCTCGACACCCTCCACCCGGGCCGTTATGGTGCCGGGATCGAACCGGTGACGGTGATGCACCTGAGATCGGCGGCAGGCGCCGACCTCTGGAAGGCGGACACCGACAATTACATCGGGACCGACGGCCTCCACTGCACCGTCCGGGGGGCCGTTCCGTGGCCGGGAACCCCGGATAATGCCGCGATACGCCGTCTCGCCGAACAGGTGACCGATATCGCCGGGGGGATCGCCGATGCGGGGTTCAGGGTGCCGGAGCGCCGCCTCAGGTCGGCGGTCACCCATCTCCTCGACCAGACGATGCTCAGGGAACGCCTCCACAAACTCGGCCTTGTGGCCTTTATCGGCGACGGGACGCGTCCCGCCCGCGCCTACACCCGGTTCCGCCAGCATAGCCGGATCGCCGGCCCGAAAGACGGAGTCCACATCCCCTTCACCTGCCCGGACGCCCTCAATCCTATCTGCCTGGAACTGCCGGCGAGCGGGAGAATGGTGAGCGGGCTTTCGATCCGGCGGGGGGAGGCGCTCGCTGTGGCGGGATCGAATGCGGCCGGAAAGACCACCCTTCTTCAGGCGATCCTGGCCGGAGAGGACGACCACGCACCGGGCGACGGCCGCGAACTCCTCGTCACCGTCCCGGGCGCCAGGACGGCCGAGGCGGGAGGGCAGCACCTCCATGGCGCCGACGTGAGCATGTTCTTCTCATCCCTTCCCCCCGGCATGACAGGGACGCCGACCTCCGCCTTCGGACAGGGGAGCGGGTCGATGACGATGGCGATGCAGGTCGGACGGGCGGTGCGGGAGGAGGCGCCGCTCCTGCTCATCGACGAGGACCGGGCGGCGGCAAACCTGCTGGTCCACAGCACCCTGCAGGAGGAGGACGTCACCCCCCTCTCCGAGATCCTGAGCGGACAGCGCCATATCCTCGGCAATACCACCCTGGTGCTCGCCGCCTCGTCCCTGGATCCCCTCATTGCCCAGTCCGACCGGATCCTGGTCCTGCGGGGGCACCGGGCGGACGCCATCAGCCCCGCCCTCTTCAGGGGAATGTACAGGGACCACCTGAACCGGTGCCTCCGCCTGATCGGGGACGTTTGA
- a CDS encoding radical SAM protein, which translates to MKCHYCERRCDLSDVRIGFCRMYYSSGGTIRERFPHRWSSYHVTQIESIPFFHVYPGTRTLQVGTAGCNLACTYCSNPHMARTDPARIELHHASPEHLVSLAEKEGCHTITFGINEPTVSLPSLLDLATTAQEHEIPVGCLTNGYMTEESARTLGEHLSFVNISLKSLTSTFYQKYAGVESVDPVLRTIEILAGHCHVEVTTPVIQGINEDEIAGIARFIAGIDPFIPWHFFPLLPEHHISGKEAPEIRHIDANIEPIREILPYVYFSNGIGPDQFNTICPGCGRTVVERINGGGRGRKIVRDLLEDGTCPYCGGEIPLHGRRVALDSIEVNDR; encoded by the coding sequence ATGAAGTGCCATTACTGTGAACGGAGGTGTGATCTCTCGGATGTGCGGATCGGCTTCTGCAGGATGTATTATTCGAGTGGAGGAACAATCAGGGAGCGTTTTCCCCACCGATGGTCATCATACCACGTAACACAGATCGAATCCATTCCGTTTTTCCATGTTTACCCCGGTACACGCACCCTCCAGGTGGGAACAGCCGGCTGCAACCTCGCATGCACCTACTGCTCAAATCCCCACATGGCAAGAACGGACCCCGCAAGGATCGAGCTCCACCATGCATCACCCGAACACCTTGTGAGCCTCGCAGAAAAGGAGGGGTGCCATACGATCACCTTCGGCATCAACGAACCAACGGTTTCTCTCCCTTCACTCCTCGATCTTGCCACAACTGCACAGGAGCATGAAATTCCCGTTGGCTGCCTCACAAACGGCTATATGACCGAGGAATCCGCTCGAACACTTGGAGAACACCTATCTTTTGTGAACATCAGCCTGAAATCATTAACATCAACATTCTATCAAAAATATGCCGGTGTCGAGAGCGTGGACCCGGTGCTCAGGACCATTGAGATCCTTGCCGGACACTGCCATGTTGAGGTGACCACTCCCGTTATACAGGGCATTAACGAAGATGAGATCGCCGGTATCGCCCGATTCATCGCGGGAATCGATCCATTCATCCCCTGGCATTTCTTTCCCCTCCTCCCTGAACACCATATATCCGGCAAAGAGGCGCCCGAGATCAGGCATATCGACGCCAACATCGAGCCCATACGGGAGATCCTGCCGTATGTGTATTTCAGCAATGGTATTGGACCAGATCAGTTCAACACCATCTGTCCAGGATGCGGGAGGACGGTCGTCGAGCGAATCAACGGCGGAGGACGCGGCAGAAAAATCGTCCGCGATCTGCTCGAAGATGGTACCTGCCCATACTGCGGAGGGGAAATTCCCCTCCATGGGAGGCGTGTTGCATTGGATTCCATAGAGGTCAACGACCGATGA
- a CDS encoding ABC transporter substrate-binding protein, translated as MRKIDHIFIISILFLLLATAVTCGCLSGTTTEPGPEEGGAPEQQSPPTGSDDTTGATTNAATTQTQSAQAESNGETQTDGTPVEETTAPEETIEPEETTETEETTAGSSSGGGGSGDSGDDPDIRYVQDTVGRLVQLPYDVNGVLTTNPTTTIMVYMIAPEKLLGWNFNPGDPMPADYKSLPVVGGWFGSMSGNYETFIALGPDVIIDGANCQGTLEENIEERQANFDPIPVVGVLSSNDATHFEATVGFVGEILGDQDRASNLIEFYRNVKDEVTDRTADIPEDERRRVYYAEGADGLTTDPTGSFHAQVIDICGGVNVAECAVTPGSGKTPVSIEQVLLWNPDLIFCDDPNFAASVYTDPQWQEIDAVKNHQVFYTPYGPFSLFNTPPSTNLIPGMLWAGAVMYPDEFEDMDVVGTIGQFYSEFYHVDLTDDEVTAIIGDLPEATHTRYMTDMVGRRIIVPDEVNGVLTTNPTTTIMTYMIAPDKLLGWNFNPGDPMPADYKSLPVVGGWFGSMSGNYETFIALGPDLIIDGANCQGTLEENIEERQANFDPIPVVGVLASNDATQFETTVSFVGRVLGSQDEAGSLIEFYNEVMDEVSARTGDIPEDERRRVYYAEGADGLATDPTGSFHAQVIEICGGVNVAECAVTPGSGKTPVSIEQVLLWNPDLIFCDDPTFATSVYTDPLWENVTAVENHQVFYTPYGPFSVFNAPPSTNLIPGMLWAGEMMYPDRFADLDVEGRITAFYSEFYHYDLTPADYDDLFTSN; from the coding sequence ATGAGAAAAATTGACCACATTTTCATTATATCAATCCTCTTTCTTCTCCTGGCAACCGCCGTCACCTGCGGGTGCCTCTCCGGTACAACCACTGAACCGGGGCCAGAAGAAGGTGGAGCGCCCGAACAGCAGTCACCACCAACAGGGTCTGACGACACGACGGGCGCCACGACAAACGCCGCCACCACGCAGACACAATCTGCTCAGGCTGAAAGCAACGGTGAAACCCAAACTGACGGAACACCGGTTGAAGAGACAACGGCGCCTGAAGAAACCATCGAACCGGAAGAAACAACCGAAACTGAGGAAACAACCGCCGGCTCCTCCTCAGGCGGCGGCGGGTCCGGGGATTCCGGCGACGATCCCGACATTCGCTATGTACAGGACACCGTCGGTCGTCTGGTCCAACTCCCCTATGATGTGAACGGGGTGCTCACCACCAACCCGACCACCACGATCATGGTCTACATGATCGCGCCCGAGAAACTCCTCGGATGGAACTTCAATCCCGGTGATCCGATGCCGGCAGACTACAAGAGTCTCCCGGTCGTCGGAGGATGGTTCGGGTCCATGAGCGGCAACTACGAGACCTTCATCGCCCTCGGGCCGGACGTGATCATCGACGGCGCAAACTGCCAGGGCACCCTTGAGGAAAACATCGAGGAGCGGCAGGCAAACTTCGACCCGATCCCGGTCGTCGGCGTGCTGTCCTCAAACGATGCAACACATTTCGAGGCGACAGTCGGATTTGTCGGGGAGATCCTGGGCGACCAGGACCGCGCCAGCAACCTCATCGAGTTCTACCGGAACGTCAAGGACGAGGTCACCGACAGGACGGCCGATATCCCTGAGGACGAGCGCCGCCGCGTCTACTATGCCGAGGGGGCGGACGGACTCACCACCGATCCGACCGGTTCCTTCCACGCCCAGGTCATCGACATCTGCGGCGGGGTGAACGTGGCCGAATGCGCCGTCACGCCGGGATCAGGCAAGACACCGGTCTCGATAGAGCAGGTGCTGCTCTGGAACCCGGACCTGATCTTCTGTGACGATCCAAACTTTGCCGCCTCGGTCTACACCGACCCGCAGTGGCAGGAGATCGACGCAGTCAAGAACCATCAGGTCTTCTACACTCCCTACGGGCCCTTCAGCCTCTTCAACACCCCGCCGAGCACCAACCTGATACCGGGCATGCTCTGGGCAGGGGCAGTGATGTACCCTGACGAGTTCGAGGACATGGACGTTGTCGGGACGATCGGTCAGTTCTATTCCGAATTCTATCACGTCGACCTCACTGATGACGAGGTCACCGCCATCATCGGCGATCTCCCGGAGGCGACACACACCCGTTATATGACCGACATGGTCGGGCGGCGGATCATCGTCCCGGACGAGGTGAACGGCGTGCTCACCACCAACCCGACCACCACGATCATGACCTACATGATCGCGCCCGACAAACTCCTCGGATGGAACTTCAACCCCGGCGACCCGATGCCGGCGGACTACAAGAGTCTCCCGGTCGTTGGGGGATGGTTCGGGTCCATGAGCGGCAACTACGAGACCTTCATCGCCCTCGGCCCTGATCTGATCATCGACGGGGCGAACTGCCAGGGCACCCTTGAGGAAAACATCGAGGAGCGGCAGGCAAACTTCGACCCGATCCCGGTCGTCGGCGTGCTTGCATCGAACGATGCAACGCAGTTCGAAACCACCGTTAGTTTTGTCGGAAGGGTGCTCGGGAGTCAGGACGAGGCCGGTTCCCTGATCGAGTTCTACAATGAGGTGATGGACGAGGTCTCCGCCCGCACAGGCGACATCCCTGAGGACGAGCGTCGCCGCGTCTACTATGCAGAGGGTGCGGATGGACTCGCCACAGATCCCACCGGTTCCTTCCACGCCCAGGTCATCGAAATCTGCGGTGGGGTGAACGTGGCCGAATGCGCCGTCACGCCGGGATCAGGCAAGACACCGGTCTCGATAGAGCAGGTGCTGCTCTGGAACCCGGACCTGATCTTCTGTGACGATCCAACCTTTGCTACATCGGTCTACACCGACCCACTCTGGGAGAACGTCACGGCCGTGGAGAACCACCAGGTCTTCTACACGCCCTATGGACCGTTCAGTGTCTTCAACGCCCCGCCGAGCACCAACCTGATACCGGGCATGCTCTGGGCAGGGGAGATGATGTATCCCGACCGGTTTGCCGATCTCGATGTCGAAGGACGGATCACCGCATTCTACAGTGAGTTCTACCACTATGACCTCACGCCTGCAGACTACGATGACCTCTTCACCTCCAACTGA